From Argopecten irradians isolate NY chromosome 2, Ai_NY, whole genome shotgun sequence, the proteins below share one genomic window:
- the LOC138314653 gene encoding fatty-acid amide hydrolase 1-like, with product MDKFKLNWPSCRFEVPEPIRKNVSFVLSVTTTCVIGAVIIRKFTKSRKLNRILKDKRDSCREACKKLAEHLELNGLTLAERNAILELSFEDLRQKLQDEELQCIDVLHAYQSKAIQVNEHLNCIVEPIWEAEALALERDMSTGRKGPLHGIPISVKENYFLEGYDCTGGMSAYLDLCTVTEENTLIKVLKKQGAIPFVRTNIPQSMMTYECSNPIYGETKNPHNLARGPGGSSGGEGALIAAKGSLLGFGTDIGGSIRIPSHFCGVCGFKPTVGRLSKRNMLPFQAGQRLIPATGGPLAADVDGLVMAMKSLLVPAMFDLDPSCPPIQFRNEIFESKRPLRIGFFIDNGYLRPVPACQRAVTFATEILQAKGHTIVNMDPPDIEECFELYLLSTFGDGGQSFIEVMKDDQIDQTLKLAYLGLILPQWLGTFGGWLMSKIGRDRMMYIITKCMMGPGSVHEYWKTAERIENYRRKMQKKWKAKNIDVLLCPGFAFPAVHSGNVFNVLGGVTYTVLFNLLNYPTGSMPVTKVTAEDEAKMADYPRKTAYEKAIRKDNVGSTGLPVNVQCAGLPFQEELVLRVMRDLEQGLKAPE from the exons ATGGACAAATTTAAACTAAACTGGCCGAGCTGCAGGTTTGAGGTACCAGAACCAATAAGGAAGAATGTGTCGTTTGTTTTGTCAGTGACAACCACTTGTGTAATAGGAGCTGTTATTATAAGAAAGTTCACAAAGTCAAGGAAACTCAATCGCATCCTAAAGGATAAGCGGGATTCCTGTAGGGAGGCATGTAAGAAGCTAGCTGAACATCTGGAGCTAAATGGG TTGACACTAGCGGAGAGGAATGCCATCCTAGAGCTATCGTTTGAGGACCTAAGACAGAAGCTACAGGATGAGGAACTCCAGTGTATTGATGTGCTGCATGCCTACCAATCAAAG GCAATTCAAGTTAATGAACACCTAAACTGTATTGTTGAGCCAATATGGGAAGCAGAG GCCTTAGCGCTGGAGAGGGACATGAGTACCGGGAGGAAAGGGCCACTTCATGGGATCCCTATTAGTGTGAAGGAGAACTACTTTTTAGAG GGATATGACTGTACAGGAGGGATGTCAGCCTATCTGGACCTCTGTACAGTTACTGAGGAGAACACACTTATTAAG GTATTAAAGAAACAGGGTGCCATTCCATTTGTAAGAACCAACATTCCACAGTCGATGATGACATATGAGTGTTCCAACCCTATCTATGGTGAAACTAAAAACCCCCACAACCTAGCACGAGGCCCAGGGGGGTCCTCAGGGGGTGAGGGGGCACTCATAGCTGCCAAAGGATCTTTGTTAGGATTTGGAACAGACATTGGGGGCAGTATCCGGATACCAAGTCACTTTTGTGGAGTCTGTGGCTTTAAACCAACTGTAGGCAGACTCAG TAAAAGGAATATGTTACCATTCCAGGCTGGACAACGGTTAA TACCGGCCACAGGTGGACCACTAGCGGCTGATGTTGACGGCCTGGTGATGGCAATGAAGTCACTCCTGGTCCCAGCTATGTTTGATCTAGATCCATCTTGTCCTCCTATACAGTTCAGAAATGAG ATTTTTGAAAGTAAAAGACCATTGCGAATTGGTTTCTTCATAGACAATGGATATTTAAGACCTGTTCCAGCCTGTCAACGAGCTGTTACCTTTGCAACAGAAATATTACAGGCTAAAGGTCACACT ATTGTGAATATGGATCCTCCTGACATAGAAGAATGTTTTGAGCTCTATCTTCTGTCTACATTTGGGGATGGTGGGCAATCTTTTATAGAAGTGAT GAAAGATGACCAGATTGACCAGACTCTCAAGCTAGCCTACCTCGGACTTATCCTGCCACAATGGCTGGGTACCTTTGGGGGCTGGTTGATGTCAAAAATTGGACGT GACCGcatgatgtatattattaccaaGTGTATGATGGGTCCAGG GTCTGTTCATGAATACTGGAAAACAGCAGAGAGAATAGAG aATTATAGACGGAAGATGCAGAAGAAGTGGAAAGCTAAAAATATAGATGTACTGTTGTGTCCAGGCTTCGCCTTCCCTGCAGTTCATAGTGGAAATGTCTTTAATGTTTTGG GTGGTGTGACATACACAGTACTGTTTAATCTACTGAATTACCCAACAGGCTCTATGCCTGTTACCAAGGTTACAGCTGAGGATGAAGCAAAGATGGCTGATTACCCCAGAAAGACAGCATATGAGAAAGCGATAAGAAAG GATAATGTCGGGTCTACAGGCCTCCCAGTTAATGTGCAGTGTGCAGGTCTCCCCTTCCAGGAGGAACTCGTTCTCCGAGTGATGAGAGACCTAGAACAAGGCTTGAAGGCTCCAGAATAA